Proteins encoded together in one Pseudoalteromonas xiamenensis window:
- the ubiK gene encoding ubiquinone biosynthesis accessory factor UbiK: MLNPSKLEEIAKQISSNMPQGLKNIADSFESKTKQVLQNKLSEMDFVSREEFDIQSKVLIRTREKLMELEAKVAELEAKMNSDQA, from the coding sequence ATGTTAAATCCATCAAAACTCGAAGAGATTGCAAAGCAAATTTCAAGCAATATGCCTCAAGGCCTTAAAAATATTGCAGATTCGTTTGAGAGCAAAACGAAGCAAGTGCTACAAAATAAATTATCAGAAATGGATTTTGTTAGCCGTGAAGAATTCGATATTCAAAGTAAAGTACTGATCCGTACACGTGAAAAGTTGATGGAACTTGAAGCCAAAGTCGCAGAGTTAGAAGCCAAAATGAATTCTGACCAAGCGTAA